CTTGTGTGGTTCTTAAAGTTAGCTAAAGCTTCAAGCGCTTGTTTAAAACCATCAACATTACTGTTATAAGAATCGTCCAAAATAATCCAATCATTATCAAGTTTTTTAATTTCGAGGCGGTGAGGAATTGGTTTTAGCGTATTTAGAACAATTCTTACATTATTTAGAGAGACTCCAAGAAGCAACGCCATTTTTCCCGCTCCTGTAGCATTTGTTAGGTTAGCCTTTCCGATAAGAAAAGGATTCTTAATTTTAAAATCACCAAGACTATAAAACATAGGGTCGGAGGTATAAATTTGATAATTGTCTAAAATAATTCTGCAGTCGCGATTTAATAAACACTGCGCTTTGTTTTTAACTGCTTCTATAAGCTCGAATTTAGCTTTTATGGTGTTTTCGATTTTTTTAAACCTTTCTAGATGTTGTTCGTTAATACCAGTTAAAATTGCGAAATCGGGTGGAATCATATAACAAAGCTCCTTTATTTCGCCAATTTTGTACGCCCCCATTTCACAAATAAAGAAATCGTAATTTTCATCGAGCTCTAAATCCACAACTTTGGCAATTCCAAAAAGTGTATTGTAGCTTTCTGGGGTACGCAAAACACGAAAGTGTGTTTTTAGAATCCGATACAAAAATTCTTTGGTGGTAGTTTTGCCGTAAGAGCCAGTAATTCCAATAATCTTTAATCCTCGTGATTTTAGAGAAAGTATTTTTTTGCGAGTTTTATAAATTGTAATTTTTCGATTTATTACTTCGTAAGGTTTGCGGGTAATTACAGCTAGGCTAATAAAAACCCATGGAAAAAATAGAAGTATTGCACTAGTAAAGGCTCCCAAAATCCCTAACATTTCCAATAACCCCGCCCCGATAATTAAGTACCAAACAATGGCAACAACAGCAACAAATCTGGCCTTTTCAGTCCAAACGAGCGATTTTTTGTTCTCTAATTTTTTTCCAAAGGGGTTATGTAATGACCATTTAATAAAACGAATAAGCTGGTATTCTTCTAGTTGTAAAATATGAATAAAGTCTGTAAACATTTGTTTTTAGGGTGACACCCTAAAAGGGTGACACCCTTAATTCCTCTCGAATTAATTCTATAAATTTTTCTGGTTTTTCCAGGTGGGGGTTATGACCTGCTCCCCAGATAATTCTTAAAGTTGAGTGTGGAATTAGTTCCTTAAATCTTTTGGCGTGTTTTAAAGACAACATTTCGTCTCTATCTCCCCAAATTATGAGAGTCGGAACCGTTATCTTTTTTGTGTAATTTGATAAATCAGGTAATACTATTTTTTTAAAGGTTTTTAGCATTGTCCCAGCGTTTTTGTAATCGGCACTGACCATTAAATCTAGAAAGATTTTGGAATATTTTCTTGGCGATAGCTTTAGAATGGGTTTACCCACTTTAGTAGCCATAAGCAGAATTTTAGCTTTTAAATCTTTTATAGGAAGTCCTGCAGAATCAACAAGAATTAACTTATCACATAAGTTTTTTGGAGCTAGAATCAAGGCGATTCTGCCCCCAAAAGAGTGTCCCATAATTGTAAGATTAGTTAATTCCAATTTCTTTATAAACTCTTCAACAAAATCTGCATAATCGGTTATTTCCCATGCGGTTGATGGTTCTTGTGTTTGTCCAAATCCTGGAAGATCCAGCAACATTACATTAATTTGTTTGGATAATTCCACTGCAACTTGAGTCCACGAAGTTATATTGC
This window of the Patescibacteria group bacterium genome carries:
- a CDS encoding UDP-N-acetylmuramoyl-tripeptide--D-alanyl-D-alanine ligase; its protein translation is MFTDFIHILQLEEYQLIRFIKWSLHNPFGKKLENKKSLVWTEKARFVAVVAIVWYLIIGAGLLEMLGILGAFTSAILLFFPWVFISLAVITRKPYEVINRKITIYKTRKKILSLKSRGLKIIGITGSYGKTTTKEFLYRILKTHFRVLRTPESYNTLFGIAKVVDLELDENYDFFICEMGAYKIGEIKELCYMIPPDFAILTGINEQHLERFKKIENTIKAKFELIEAVKNKAQCLLNRDCRIILDNYQIYTSDPMFYSLGDFKIKNPFLIGKANLTNATGAGKMALLLGVSLNNVRIVLNTLKPIPHRLEIKKLDNDWIILDDSYNSNVDGFKQALEALANFKNHTRIIVTPGIVELGNKTLEIHQTLGKLVNNICDYAVLVGKNERTEMLASTIKNKGKVIFIKSIKDLNETVANLEIKPPVILIENDLTDNY
- a CDS encoding alpha/beta hydrolase, with the translated sequence MISNLLTNYQIYPCKNSKETLLILYGWQCNITSWTQVAVELSKQINVMLLDLPGFGQTQEPSTAWEITDYADFVEEFIKKLELTNLTIMGHSFGGRIALILAPKNLCDKLILVDSAGLPIKDLKAKILLMATKVGKPILKLSPRKYSKIFLDLMVSADYKNAGTMLKTFKKIVLPDLSNYTKKITVPTLIIWGDRDEMLSLKHAKRFKELIPHSTLRIIWGAGHNPHLEKPEKFIELIREELRVSPF